ACCTCTTGCTCTGGAAGCCCCAGTCTGACAATCCGAATCAATCTGCGACAATGTGACAATAATAATTGATAACCTTAAAGCCGAAAAAGCGCGAACTCGCTTTTAATTCATTCGGTGGGCAAGCGTCGAAGGTGAAGCGAAccaaataaattcaataaaagtCACTCAAATGTCGATAATTGAAATGCGTATACAAGACCAGCCacagcaaatgcaaaaaataagcAACTGAACCGAGCTGgacggcaaaaaaaaatgcatttttatataacaaatttaatttggaCAATTCGACCGAATcgaaaattgcataaatttcatttgcagtcATCCGTTGACGGAAGGACACCAAATGGGAAGTGGGGTGGAAAGTGGAATATGAAAGATTTCGACGGCGAAAGGAACTCGCCAACTCCGTTAGCTCCTATGGACCCTAAACTAAGGCAAACGGCCCAACGAAGCTCCATACAAACCTGCGAGTGTTTGGACCTAGTGCCGAACGTATCTATTATTCAAAGTAACGCTCTGACGTGTACTGGTCGCGCAATTAAGCTTGCGCCCCGAAATTATGTACTGAAGGGGAAGCTCAAAGGAGCCGCTCTCTTCTAAGTTATTGCACTTTCCTACTGAAGATTTATAGCGCGATGCGAGCTCGCTTAGATATATGATGTGGGTAGAAATTTTTGCTTATTTCCCTGTGAGTCGAGTGACTCACGGGCCTCAACGCAACTTTAGCTGCTGTCAACGACTCTCGTCGCGAGCGATGTGTAGTGCATCCTTAATTAAAGATTCAATGGGAAGTGATATGGAGAGGGCGCGGAATGCGGGATGCCAGAAGATGCCCCTTCTAGGACTGTGCTTCgcgaaaaatgttaaatattcGCAAGTTTTTATTATCGCGCTCAAACTTGTGGGAAAGTTCCTTCCCCTGATGTCGTACGCCTTATTACGTGGCCTGTTTGGGTAATTCGAGATAGTTTAACAAGGGCCAACCATGCGGCTGTGCACTGAGGAGAAACTGCCTAATTAAAGAACAAAAATCATGATTCAAGACTGacttttatttcaatatttaatttcacatAATGTTTAAGGGCTAAAGTCCCGTGGCATTTAGTTGCATACCCTATTTATTCAGCAATTAGAGAAACCCACTTTACAAACGTAATTGATAGATTTCGTGATATGTCGTATAGATTTCTGTAATTATCACGTGTCGATTTAATCTGGCTATTCATGAAACTTTATGATTTCATTATGCCAATAAATGCACGGCAGTAACATTCAAGACTTGAACGATTCTTGGGCAAACGATCGCTCCAGATTTCTGTTGGAAGATGTAGCCCTGCATTTCTATCTCTGTAGGAATAATATAGCTACGACTATCGCCCCTACTGGTATCAGCCCAATCAGCTCGACGGAATATGCATTTGCATGGAGCTCCACACACACCCTAAATCATTGTCGTCTGTTGCTCATCAGCAGCCCCTCAGACGCCATTATCGTCGTCATCAATTGCGCTGCCAGTGGCTGCCTGCAGACAGCTTGTCACCGTCGGGTAAACATGCGAATTTCGCAGTCGAGCAGGCAAACACGTGACAAGCGGCTAAGGACGATTGCTGGGGGCGGTTAGATGGGAGGAAAATACTAGGCGACAATGACGACGTCAATGGGGCGACAAAAGGCAGTTTAAGTACTAAAACAAGGCAGTGTGGTACGCGCATCGAGGCTTTATTGGATCTCCTCCAACCATGAGATTCCATGAGGATCATGTAGGTGTATATCTTAGCCGAGACTGAACCGTTTTAGGTTGTCGAATCCCTTAGATTTGTCGATGCGGCCGTAGATGGTCGACCGTACGATCATGCCGCTCTTAAGCGTCGAAACCATCATGGCGAATCGGAACTTGGCCTCCGGCAGGAAGCTGGGCAGCATCTCCTCGTCCACCTTGTAGTTGTTTAGGCTGTAGGTGCCGCTCCGGATAGGGCACTCCTTGAAGAGGGTGCCGTGCTTAAGCAGGTCCTCGTAGATTGCGCGAAACAGCGGCTCCGAATTGCGCTGCTTAATCAGCTTGCAGAAATTGAGGGTACGGTTTATCAAGGTGGAGAAGTTGCCCTTGTTCGTCTCCAGACCAAAGTCTATTATCAGCTGAACGTCCTCTATGTCCTGGTGCGTCTTTATGTCTATGCTCAGATTTGACTCGCCCGAATCGTTTTGCAGATCCACCTTGACGTCCACGATTTTGTCGTTGGCGTCGAAGTCAATGTTCGTGAGGATGACCTTGAAAGAGCGCTGGCGACGGCAATTAATCAGACCTCTGTTCAACGCGGTCCAAGAACGTTTCTCCGCAACTCACCCACGCTCCAGCCAAGGGCATGAGCACTACCAGAATCAAGGCCGCGGCACAGCAGCTTTGGATGAACTCCTTGCGCATTTTGCTCCAACTATCCACTGAGACTGGCTCTTATTCAATTAGTCAGTTTTTATatgaatgcaataaaaattagTTAGGCCCCACTGAGCCACAAAGCGCTCCGAACATTAGGCCCATCGACGTGGTCGTGGTGAATTAAGTCAACTAAGTGGGTGGACTTTGGAAAAGCATTCAGCTGTTTCGAAACGTTGTCTATTTTCGATAGGATCGAACTCAAAATCGGCCAGCTCGTTTTCATATAAATAGTGCGTCGCTTGACCAAACCAGACAGTGAAGTTAGTTTATTGCAGTTGGTCCACAATGTTGCTGTACACCGCGGTGCTGGTTCCCGTCCTGATGGCCATGTGGCATGGCTCCCAGGCTGAGGTGAGAGTGCGCAGAGTAGCGCTTTGCCACTGGACTAATCCCTCAGCTGGCCTTTATTCCAGAAAATGATGAGACCCAAGTTCAAGGACATCAAGATCTGGAGCGAAGAGAAGTTCGTCAGCCACAAGGTGGTCTACGACAACAGCGACCCCCATCTAAACTTCACCATGGAGGTGCACCAGGAGCTGCACGACGTAGATATCCACCTTGAGGTGCGCATCACCAACAAGCAGGACCCATACTACACCACCAACCTAA
This portion of the Drosophila santomea strain STO CAGO 1482 chromosome 3L, Prin_Dsan_1.1, whole genome shotgun sequence genome encodes:
- the LOC120450008 gene encoding uncharacterized protein LOC120450008, whose product is MRKEFIQSCCAAALILVVLMPLAGAWRSFKVILTNIDFDANDKIVDVKVDLQNDSGESNLSIDIKTHQDIEDVQLIIDFGLETNKGNFSTLINRTLNFCKLIKQRNSEPLFRAIYEDLLKHGTLFKECPIRSGTYSLNNYKVDEEMLPSFLPEAKFRFAMMVSTLKSGMIVRSTIYGRIDKSKGFDNLKRFSLG